From Ipomoea triloba cultivar NCNSP0323 chromosome 5, ASM357664v1, the proteins below share one genomic window:
- the LOC116019528 gene encoding subtilisin-like protease SBT3.5 isoform X2, producing MGARQHDDVDLITSTHHDMLATVLGSREAAANSMIYSYRHGFSGFAAMMTKSQAQTFQDIPGVVKVLPNSLYKLRTTRSWDYLGLSLNSATNLLHDTKMGDGTIVAVLDTGVTPENEAYNDRGLGPIPSKWKGYCESGEQFDPKKHCNRKLIGARFFIKGYLAERGLLQPLNLTGINDYISPRDLNGHGTHTSSTAVGSVVSNVSYKGLALGTFRGGAPRARLAFYKIGWEGGFNAADALKAFDEAIHDGVDVISASFGANVPLRPEVDPNDSLHFGSFHAVAHGITVVAAGGNEGPAAQTVSGADPWILTVAATTPDRDFPTPITLGNGQTLMGQSLFTGKDTGVVNLFYPTDPNSVLFCDDITPENISPNDTHFFAGKVVFCFTGKHGLDLDVAGIVAQARAVMRDAGALGIIVSQKPFTLLDAYDDDFPSVQVDYEVGTKILLYIRSTRNPKVRLSPSKTRIGKPLFSVIAKYSSRGPYTIAPAILKPDIAAPGTNILAAYVPENPAIKISTYKMISGTSMATPHVAGIVALLKAAHPDWSPAVIKSAIVTTAWTTDRSSGEPIFSEGETISKLADAFDYGGGIINPNRANKPGLVYDMSTTDYVHCLCAMGYSSKAISIIAGQTISCHKGFSILDVNFPSITIPDLKHPVTLTRTVTNVGPENSTYKVMVEPPNGISVVVKPSTLNFNPNVKKISFNVTISTCHRLNTGYYFGSLIWNDGVHNVRIPISVKTEY from the exons ATGGGAGCGAGGCAGCATGACGATGTAGACCTCATCACTTCTACTCACCATGATATGCTAGCTACAGTCCTCGGAAG CCGAGAAGCAGCAGCAAATTCAATGATTTACAGCTACAGGCATGGATTTTCTGGTTTTGCAGCCATGATGACCAAGTCCCAAGCTCAAACCTTTcaag ACATACCTGGCGTTGTTAAAGTCCTTCCTAATTCCTTATACAAGTTGCGAACTACCAGGAGTTGGGATTATCTTGGCCTATCTTTGAACTCTGCCACCAATCTCCTGCACGATACTAAGATGGGTGACGGTACCATTGTTGCTGTTTTAGATACAG GAGTGACACCAGAGAATGAAGCCTACAATGATAGAGGACTAGGTCCAATTCCTTCAAAGTGGAAGGGCTACTGTGAGTCTGGAGAGCAGTTCGATCCCAAGAAGCATTGCAATAGAAAACTAATTGGAGCTCGGTTCTTCATTAAGGGCTACCTGGCTGAGAGAGGACTACTTCAGCCTCTAAATCTTACCGGAATCAATGACTACATCTCTCCACGGGACCTTAATGGGCATGGCACTCACACTTCTAGTACTGCAGTTGGTTCAGTTGTGTCAAATGTGAGCTACAAAGGACTGGCATTAGGAACATTTAGGGGTGGTGCACCTCGTGCAAGGCTTGCTTTTTACAAGATCGGGTGGGAAGGTGGTTTCAATGCTGCCGATGCTCTCAAGGCCTTTGATGAAGCCATCCATGACGGAGTTGATGTTATATCTGCTTCTTTTGGGGCAAATGTGCCTTTAAGGCCTGAAGTAGACCCTAACGATTCACTCCACTTTGGTTCTTTTCATGCTGTTGCACATGGGATCACGGTTGTTGCTGCAGGAGGGAATGAAGGGCCTGCTGCTCAAACTGTGTCTGGTGCCGATCCATGGATTTTAACAGTTGCTGCTACTACACCTGACAGAGACTTCCCTACTCCAATCACGCTAGGAAATGGTCAAACCTTGATG GGTCAATCGTTGTTCACAGGGAAAGACACAGGCGTTGTCAACTTATTTTACCCTACTGACCCAAATTCAGTACT GTTTTGTGACGATATAACTCCAGAAAATATATCTCCAAATGATACCCATTTTTTTGCTGGAAAAGTGGTGTTTTGTTTTACTGGAAAGCATGGCTTAGATCTTGATGTAGCTGGTATTGTAGCGCAAGCTCGAGCTGTTATGAGAGATGCTGGTGCTTTGGGAATTATTGTGTCACAGAAGCCATTTACACTACTGGATGCATACGATGATGATTTCCCTAGTGTACAAGTTGATTACGAGGTTGGAACTAAGATCCTTCTTTACATCCGCTCCACAAG AAATCCAAAAGTGCGGTTAAGTCCATCCAAAACTCGGATCGGTAAGCCACTCTTCAGTGTTATAGCAAAGTATTCATCGCGTGGCCCTTATACTATAGCCCCAGCAATACTAAAG CCGGATATAGCAGCACCAGGAACAAATATATTAGCGGCATATGTTCCTGAAAATCCTGCTATCAAAATAAGTACATATAAGATGATCAGTGGAACATCTATGGCAACACCACATGTGGCAGGAATAGTTGCACTGCTCAAAGCTGCCCACCCAGATTGGTCTCCGGCTGTTATAAAATCTGCAATTGTCACAACAG CATGGACAACTGACCGATCCTCTGGAGAACCTATATTTAGTGAAGGAGAGACAATTAGTAAGTTGGCAGATGCATTTGACTATGGGGGAGGGATCATAAATCCTAATAGAGCAAACAAACCCGGCCTCGTTTATGACATGAGCACAACAGATTATGTTCACTGTCTTTGTGCCATGGGATATAGCAGCAAAGCAATTAGTATAATTGCAGGACAAACCATATCTTGCCATAAGGGCTTTTCCATTTTGGATGTGAACTTTCCTTCGATAACCATACCAGATTTAAAACACCCAGTCACTCTCACAAGAACTGTGACAAATGTTGGACCTGAAAATTCTACATACAAAGTTATGGTTGAACCTCCAAACGGAATAAGTGTTGTTGTAAAGCCAAGTACACTAAACTTCAATCCTAATGTCAAGAAGATCTCCTTCAACGTAACAATTTCAACGTGTCATCGTTTGAACACAGGATACTATTTTGGGAGCTTAATTTGGAATGATGGGGTGCATAATGTGAGAATTCCTATATCTGTCAAGACTGAGTATTAA
- the LOC116019261 gene encoding subtilisin-like protease SBT3.9 — translation MDKNQNIFSFFFVSLLLFQNANVYTWALSESKVYIVYMGARQHGDVNRITSTHNDMLTSVLGSRKAAVGSMIYSYRHGFSGFAAMMTESQAQTIANLPGVVKVMPNSVYKLQTTRTWDYLGLPYNSANTLLNDSKMGDDIIVAVLDSGVTPENEAYSDKGVGPIPSKWKGYCESGQMFDPKKNCNRKLIGARYFIDGYLAYKGQPGITTGIRDYISPRDADGHGTHTSSTAAGSPVSNVSYKGLSLGTFRGGAPRARLAIYKVGWEDGLFTDADILKGFDTAIHDGVDVISASFGANVPLYSELYPQAGAVSFGSFHAVAQGISVVAAGGNSGPAAQTVSNGEPWIITVAANTPDRAFPTPITLGNGQTLMGQSLFTGKDTGVVNLVAAQGPCESLSTNSRWITGNMVLCFTGMRGSDLEVAGFVGRARAVVRMMRGLGIIVAQKPFTSLDAYDDSFPSVQVDYETGTKILYYIVSIRDPKARLSPSKTQIGKPISSVIAKYSARGPYTINSVILKPDIAAPGTNILAAYVPENPAIPISTFQIISGTSMATPHVAGIVALLKATNPNWSPAAIKSAIVTTAWTCDPSSGQPIFNEGETMSKLADAFDYGGGIINPNKARYPGLIYDMSTADYLQCLCAMGYDSSVVSGLAGQTTACNNGISILNVNFPSITIPNLNGSVTLTRTVTNVGPVNSVYKVMVESPKGITVAVTPSTLNFSPNVKKMSFSVQISTSYGSNTGYYFGSLTWNDGVNNVKIPISVKTMY, via the exons ATGGATAAGAATCAAAACATATTCAGTTTTTTCTTTGTCTCCCTACTTCTGTTCCAAAATGCCAATGTTTATACCTGGGCACTGTCTGAATCCAAA GTTTACATTGTGTATATGGGAGCGAGGCAGCATGGTGATGTAAATCGCATCACTTCTACTCACAATGATATGCTAACTTCTGTCCTTGGAAG CCGAAAAGCAGCTGTGGGCTCAATGATTTACAGCTACAGGCATGGATTCTCTGGTTTTGCTGCCATGATGACCGAGTCCCAAGCTCAAACCATTGCaa ACTTACCTGGCGTTGTTAAAGTCATGCCTAATTCCGTCTACAAGTTGCAAACAACTAGGACTTGGGATTATCTGGGCCTACCCTACAACTCTGCCAATACTCTCCTCAATGATAGTAAAATGGGTGATGATATCATCGTTGCTGTTCTAGATTCAG GAGTGACACCAGAAAATGAAGCCTATAGTGATAAAGGAGTAGGTCCAATTCCTTCAAAATGGAAGGGCTACTGTGAGTCTGGACAGATGTTCGATCCCAAGAAGAATTGCAACAGAAAACTAATTGGAGCCCGGTACTTCATTGATGGCTACCTGGCTTATAAAGGGCAGCCCGGAATCACAACAGGAATCAGAGACTACATCTCTCCAAGGGACGCAGATGGGCATGGCACTCACACTTCTAGCACAGCAGCTGGTTCACCTGTGTCCAATGTGAGCTACAAAGGGCTCTCATTAGGAACATTTAGAGGCGGTGCGCCTCGGGCTAGGCTTGCCATTTACAAGGTGGGTTGGGAAGATGGCTTATTTACGGATGCCGATATTCTCAAGGGCTTTGACACTGCCATTCATGACGGAGTTGATGTGATATCTGCGTCATTTGGGGCTAATGTGCCTTTATATTCTGAACTATACCCTCAAGCTGGTGCAGTGAGCTTTGGTTCTTTTCATGCTGTTGCACAAGGGATCAGTGTTGTTGCTGCAGGAGGGAACTCAGGGCCTGCTGCTCAAACTGTGTCTAATGGGGAGCCCTGGATCATAACAGTTGCTGCTAATACACCTGATAGAGCATTCCCTACCCCAATCACACTTGGAAATGGTCAAACCCTCATG GGTCAATCATTATTCACAGGGAAAGACACAGGCGTTGTCAACTTGGTTGCTGCCCAAGG GCCTTGTGAAAGCCTATCTACAAATAGTAGATGGATAACTGGAAATATGGTGTTGTGTTTTACTGGAATGCGTGGCTCAGATCTTGAAGTAGCAGGGTTTGTAGGAAGAGCTCGGGCTGTTGTGAGAATGATGCGTGGTTTGGGAATTATTGTGGCACAGAAGCCATTTACATCACTAGATGCATATGATGATTCTTTTCCTAGTGTTCAAGTTGATTACGAGACTGGAACTAAAATACTCTATTATATCGTATCtataag AGACCCAAAGGCGCGACTAAGTCCATCCAAAACTCAAATTGGGAAGCCAATCTCAAGCGTCATAGCAAAGTACTCAGCCCGTGGCCCTTATACTATAAACTCGGTTATACTTAAG CCAGATATTGCGGCACCAGGAACAAATATATTAGCAGCATATGTTCCTGAAAATCCTGCTATCCCAATAAGTACATTTCAGATTATCAGTGGAACATCTATGGCAACACCACATGTGGCAGGAATAGTTGCACTACTCAAAGCTACTAACCCAAATTGGTCTCCAGCAGCTATAAAATCCGCAATTGTCACAacag CATGGACATGTGACCCATCATCCGGACAACCAATATTCAATGAAGGAGAGACAATGAGTAAGTTGGCAGATGCGTTTGACTATGGGGGAGGGATCATAAACCCTAACAAAGCAAGATATCCTGGCCTCATCTACGACATGAGCACAGCAGATTATCTTCAGTGTCTATGTGCCATGGGATATGACAGTAGCGTGGTTAGTGGACTTGCAGGACAAACCACAGCTTGCAATAATGGGATTTCCATTTTAAATGTGAATTTTCCTTCGATAACCATACCAAATCTAAACGGATCAGTCACTCTCACTAGAACCGTGACAAATGTTGGACCTGTAAATTCTGTATACAAAGTTATGGTTGAATCTCCAAAGGGAATAACAGTAGCTGTAACGCCAAGTACACTAAACTTCAGTCCCAATGTCAAGAAGATGTCCTTTAGTGTACAAATTTCCACGAGCTATGGCTCCAATACAGGGTACTATTTTGGGAGTTTAACTTGGAATGATGGGGTGAATAATGTCAAAATTCCTATATCTGTCAAGACAATGTATTAA
- the LOC116019529 gene encoding subtilisin-like protease SBT3.6, which yields MDKNQNELIVFSFFFVCLLVFQNALVYTSALSEPKVYIVYMGARQHDDVDLITSTHHDMLATALGSREAAANSMIYSYSHGFSGFAAMMTKSQAQTFQDLPGVVKVIPNSFYKLRTTRSWDYLGLSLNSATNLLHDTKMGDGAIVAVLDTGVTPENEAYNDRGLGPIPSKWKGYCESGERFDPKKHCNRKLIGARFFIKGYLAEIGQPGNVSGIYDYISPRDLNGHGTHTSSTAVGSLVSNVSYKGLALGTFRGGAPRARLAFYKIAWEGHFNAADALKAFDAAIHDGVDVISASFGKDVPLSAEVDPIDSLHFGSFHAVAHGITVVAAGGNEGPAAQTVSAADPWILTVAANTPDRDFPTPITLGNGQTFMGQSLFTGKDTGVVDLVFVSDQFCETLSTNDTWIAGKVVLCFTGKHGLDLDVANIVAQVRAIVREVGGVGIIVSQKPFTLLDGYLDDFPSVQVDHEVGTKILLYTGTKSTPKVRLSPSKTHIGKPISSVIAKYSSRGPYTISPSILKPDVAAPGTNILAAYFTNDRTVSSFYTFLSGTSMAAPHVAGIVALLKVAHPDWSPTAIKSAIVTTAWTTDPSSGEPIFSEGETITKVADAFDYGGGIINPNKARYPGLIYDMSTSDYLQCLCAMGYNSTSISIIAGKTTSCNKGLSLLDVNFPSITTPNLKGSVTITRIVTNVGSVNSKYKVMVEPPKGITVTVKPTTLNFSSNVKKASYSVTISTSYRFNTGYYFGSLTWNDGVHNVRIPISVKTTY from the exons ATGGATAAGAATCAAAATGAATTGATTGTGTTCAGTTTCTTCTTTGTCTGTCTACTTGTCTTCCAAAATGCTCTTGTTTATACCTCGGCACTGTCTGAACCCAAA GTTTACATTGTGTATATGGGAGCGAGGCAGCATGATGATGTAGACCTCATCACTTCTACTCACCATGATATGCTAGCTACAGCCCTGGGAAG CCGAGAAGCAGCAGCAAATTCAATGATTTACAGCTACAGTCATGGATTTTCCGGTTTTGCAGCCATGATGACCAAGTCCCAAGCTCAAACCTTTCAAG ACTTACCTGGAGTTGTTAAAGTCATTCCTAATTCCTTCTACAAGTTGCGAACGACCAGGAGTTGGGATTATCTTGGCCTATCCTTAAACTCTGCCACTAATCTCCTGCACGATACTAAGATGGGTGACGGTGCCATTGTTGCTGTTTTAGATACAGGAGTGACACCAGAGAATGAAGCCTACAATGATAGAGGACTAGGGCCAATTCCTTCAAAATGGAAGGGCTACTGTGAGTCTGGAGAGCGGTTCGATCCCAAGAAGCATTGCAATAGAAAACTAATTGGAGCTCGGTTCTTCATTAAGGGCTACCTGGCTGAGATAGGACAGCCTGGAAATGTTTCAGGAATCTATGACTACATCTCTCCACGGGACCTTAATGGGCATGGCACTCACACTTCTAGTACTGCAGTTGGTTCACTTGTGTCAAATGTGAGCTACAAAGGACTGGCATTAGGAACATTTAGGGGCGGTGCACCTCGTGCAAGGCTTGCTTTTTACAAGATCGCGTGGGAAGGTCACTTCAATGCTGCCGATGCTCTCAAGGCCTTTGATGCTGCCATTCATGACGGAGTTGATGTTATATCTGCTTCTTTTGGGAAAGATGTGCCTTTAAGCGCTGAAGTAGACCCTATCGATTCACTCcactttggttctttccatgcTGTTGCACATGGGATCACTGTTGTTGCTGCAGGAGGGAATGAAGGGCCTGCTGCTCAAACTGTGTCTGCTGCAGATCCATGGATTTTAACAGTTGCTGCTAATACACCTGATAGAGACTTCCCTACCCCAATCACACTAGGGAATGGCCAAACCTTCatg GGTCAATCGTTGTTCACAGGGAAAGACACAGGCGTTGTCGACTTGGTTTTTGTCTCAGACCA GTTTTGTGAAACTCTATCAACAAATGATACATGGATAGCTGGAAAAGTGGTGTTGTGTTTTACTGGAAAGCATGGCTTAGATCTTGATGTAGCAAACATTGTAGCGCAAGTTCGGGCTATTGTAAGGGAAGTTGGTGGTGTGGGAATTATTGTGTCACAGAAGCCATTTACATTACTAGATGGATATCTTGATGATTTTCCAAGTGTACAAGTTGATCACGAGGTTGGAACTAAAATACTCCTCTACACTGGCACCAAAag TACTCCAAAGGTGCGGCTAAGTCCATCCAAAACTCATATTGGTAAGCCAATCTCTAGCGTCATAGCAAAATACTCATCGCGTGGCCCTTATACTATATCCCCTTCTATACTTAAG cCAGATGTAGCAGCTCCGGGAACAAATATATTAGCAGCATATTTTACTAATGATCGTACAGTGTCAAGTTTTTATACGTTTTTAAGTGGAACATCTATGGCAGCACCACATGTGGCAGGAATAGTTGCACTGCTCAAAGTTGCCCACCCAGATTGGTCTCCAACTGCTATAAAATCTGCAATTGTTACAACAG CATGGACAACTGATCCATCTTCCGGAGAACCTATTTTTAGTGAAGGAGAGACAATTACTAAGGTGGCAGATGCATTTGACTATGGGGGAGGGATCATAAACCCCAACAAAGCAAGATATCCTGGCCTCATCTATGACATGAGCACATCAGATTATCTTCAGTGTCTTTGTGCCATGGGATATAACAGCACGTCCATTAGTATAATTGCTGGAAAAACAACATCTTGCAATAAGGGGCTTTCCCTTTTGGATGTCAACTTTCCTTCCATAACCACACCAAATCTGAAAGGGTCGGTTACTATCACTAGAATTGTGACAAATGTTGGATCTGTAAATTCTAAATACAAAGTTATGGTTGAACCTCCAAAGGGAATAACTGTAACTGTAAAGCCAACTACACTAAACTTTAGTTCCAATGTCAAGAAGGCCTCCTACAGTGTAACAATTTCCACAAGCTATCGCTTCAATACAGGATACTATTTTGGGAGCTTAACTTGGAATGATGGAGTGCATAACGTGAGAATTCCTATCTCTGTCAAGACTACGTATTGA
- the LOC116019528 gene encoding subtilisin-like protease SBT3.5 isoform X1: protein MDKNQNELILFSFFFVCLLVFQNALVYTSALSEPKVYIVYMGARQHDDVDLITSTHHDMLATVLGSREAAANSMIYSYRHGFSGFAAMMTKSQAQTFQDIPGVVKVLPNSLYKLRTTRSWDYLGLSLNSATNLLHDTKMGDGTIVAVLDTGVTPENEAYNDRGLGPIPSKWKGYCESGEQFDPKKHCNRKLIGARFFIKGYLAERGLLQPLNLTGINDYISPRDLNGHGTHTSSTAVGSVVSNVSYKGLALGTFRGGAPRARLAFYKIGWEGGFNAADALKAFDEAIHDGVDVISASFGANVPLRPEVDPNDSLHFGSFHAVAHGITVVAAGGNEGPAAQTVSGADPWILTVAATTPDRDFPTPITLGNGQTLMGQSLFTGKDTGVVNLFYPTDPNSVLFCDDITPENISPNDTHFFAGKVVFCFTGKHGLDLDVAGIVAQARAVMRDAGALGIIVSQKPFTLLDAYDDDFPSVQVDYEVGTKILLYIRSTRNPKVRLSPSKTRIGKPLFSVIAKYSSRGPYTIAPAILKPDIAAPGTNILAAYVPENPAIKISTYKMISGTSMATPHVAGIVALLKAAHPDWSPAVIKSAIVTTAWTTDRSSGEPIFSEGETISKLADAFDYGGGIINPNRANKPGLVYDMSTTDYVHCLCAMGYSSKAISIIAGQTISCHKGFSILDVNFPSITIPDLKHPVTLTRTVTNVGPENSTYKVMVEPPNGISVVVKPSTLNFNPNVKKISFNVTISTCHRLNTGYYFGSLIWNDGVHNVRIPISVKTEY from the exons ATGGATAAGAATCAAAATGAATTGATTCTGTTCAGTTTCTTCTTTGTCTGTCTACTTGTCTTCCAAAATGCTCTTGTTTATACCTCGGCACTGTCTGAACCCAAA GTTTACATTGTGTATATGGGAGCGAGGCAGCATGACGATGTAGACCTCATCACTTCTACTCACCATGATATGCTAGCTACAGTCCTCGGAAG CCGAGAAGCAGCAGCAAATTCAATGATTTACAGCTACAGGCATGGATTTTCTGGTTTTGCAGCCATGATGACCAAGTCCCAAGCTCAAACCTTTcaag ACATACCTGGCGTTGTTAAAGTCCTTCCTAATTCCTTATACAAGTTGCGAACTACCAGGAGTTGGGATTATCTTGGCCTATCTTTGAACTCTGCCACCAATCTCCTGCACGATACTAAGATGGGTGACGGTACCATTGTTGCTGTTTTAGATACAG GAGTGACACCAGAGAATGAAGCCTACAATGATAGAGGACTAGGTCCAATTCCTTCAAAGTGGAAGGGCTACTGTGAGTCTGGAGAGCAGTTCGATCCCAAGAAGCATTGCAATAGAAAACTAATTGGAGCTCGGTTCTTCATTAAGGGCTACCTGGCTGAGAGAGGACTACTTCAGCCTCTAAATCTTACCGGAATCAATGACTACATCTCTCCACGGGACCTTAATGGGCATGGCACTCACACTTCTAGTACTGCAGTTGGTTCAGTTGTGTCAAATGTGAGCTACAAAGGACTGGCATTAGGAACATTTAGGGGTGGTGCACCTCGTGCAAGGCTTGCTTTTTACAAGATCGGGTGGGAAGGTGGTTTCAATGCTGCCGATGCTCTCAAGGCCTTTGATGAAGCCATCCATGACGGAGTTGATGTTATATCTGCTTCTTTTGGGGCAAATGTGCCTTTAAGGCCTGAAGTAGACCCTAACGATTCACTCCACTTTGGTTCTTTTCATGCTGTTGCACATGGGATCACGGTTGTTGCTGCAGGAGGGAATGAAGGGCCTGCTGCTCAAACTGTGTCTGGTGCCGATCCATGGATTTTAACAGTTGCTGCTACTACACCTGACAGAGACTTCCCTACTCCAATCACGCTAGGAAATGGTCAAACCTTGATG GGTCAATCGTTGTTCACAGGGAAAGACACAGGCGTTGTCAACTTATTTTACCCTACTGACCCAAATTCAGTACT GTTTTGTGACGATATAACTCCAGAAAATATATCTCCAAATGATACCCATTTTTTTGCTGGAAAAGTGGTGTTTTGTTTTACTGGAAAGCATGGCTTAGATCTTGATGTAGCTGGTATTGTAGCGCAAGCTCGAGCTGTTATGAGAGATGCTGGTGCTTTGGGAATTATTGTGTCACAGAAGCCATTTACACTACTGGATGCATACGATGATGATTTCCCTAGTGTACAAGTTGATTACGAGGTTGGAACTAAGATCCTTCTTTACATCCGCTCCACAAG AAATCCAAAAGTGCGGTTAAGTCCATCCAAAACTCGGATCGGTAAGCCACTCTTCAGTGTTATAGCAAAGTATTCATCGCGTGGCCCTTATACTATAGCCCCAGCAATACTAAAG CCGGATATAGCAGCACCAGGAACAAATATATTAGCGGCATATGTTCCTGAAAATCCTGCTATCAAAATAAGTACATATAAGATGATCAGTGGAACATCTATGGCAACACCACATGTGGCAGGAATAGTTGCACTGCTCAAAGCTGCCCACCCAGATTGGTCTCCGGCTGTTATAAAATCTGCAATTGTCACAACAG CATGGACAACTGACCGATCCTCTGGAGAACCTATATTTAGTGAAGGAGAGACAATTAGTAAGTTGGCAGATGCATTTGACTATGGGGGAGGGATCATAAATCCTAATAGAGCAAACAAACCCGGCCTCGTTTATGACATGAGCACAACAGATTATGTTCACTGTCTTTGTGCCATGGGATATAGCAGCAAAGCAATTAGTATAATTGCAGGACAAACCATATCTTGCCATAAGGGCTTTTCCATTTTGGATGTGAACTTTCCTTCGATAACCATACCAGATTTAAAACACCCAGTCACTCTCACAAGAACTGTGACAAATGTTGGACCTGAAAATTCTACATACAAAGTTATGGTTGAACCTCCAAACGGAATAAGTGTTGTTGTAAAGCCAAGTACACTAAACTTCAATCCTAATGTCAAGAAGATCTCCTTCAACGTAACAATTTCAACGTGTCATCGTTTGAACACAGGATACTATTTTGGGAGCTTAATTTGGAATGATGGGGTGCATAATGTGAGAATTCCTATATCTGTCAAGACTGAGTATTAA